From the Candidatus Peregrinibacteria bacterium genome, one window contains:
- a CDS encoding PrgI family protein gives MLQYKIPQDVQREDTIIGPITMRQLIICAIGGGIAYTLYMILSKSYYMSVWLPPIAIISLLTVAFAFIEIRGISFTKWILLMLETIILPNKRVWDKRQSTQFLFRFPSPSVSKKENEDEDENTKEVSIDHLEEISKALDFSSGVLDEQKDSPTANAEDHYLAATALHEDDKMRHDARLQQFQEDQKISAIRGNQAPLRSGQVNTLQNPKKA, from the coding sequence ATGCTCCAATACAAAATTCCACAGGATGTTCAACGGGAAGACACCATTATTGGTCCCATCACTATGCGCCAACTCATTATTTGCGCTATAGGAGGTGGTATTGCCTACACACTTTATATGATTCTTAGTAAGAGCTATTACATGAGTGTTTGGCTTCCTCCGATAGCAATTATCTCTTTACTTACTGTCGCTTTTGCATTTATAGAAATTCGCGGTATCAGTTTTACAAAATGGATTCTCCTCATGCTTGAAACAATTATCCTTCCCAATAAACGAGTTTGGGACAAAAGACAATCAACCCAATTCCTTTTTCGTTTTCCTTCCCCCTCCGTGTCAAAGAAAGAGAATGAAGATGAAGATGAAAACACAAAAGAAGTGAGTATCGATCATCTTGAAGAGATTTCAAAAGCACTCGACTTTTCTTCTGGTGTTTTGGATGAACAGAAGGATTCTCCCACAGCAAATGCGGAAGATCATTATTTAGCAGCAACAGCACTTCATGAGGATGATAAAATGCGACACGACGCACGACTTCAGCAATTCCAAGAAGATCAGAAAATTTCTGCCATCCGTGGAAACCAAGCCCCCCTTCGCTCGGGACAAGTCAACACCCTTCAAAATCCCAAAAAAGCGTAA